Genomic window (Methanotorris formicicus Mc-S-70):
TAGTTTTGTCTCATCCCCTATTTGTATGGCCCCTACATTACATACATTGTAGCAAATTCTACAACCAATACACTTACTCTCATCAACCATGTAGCAAACATCAGTCCTTTTTGGTTTTGGTTCAAGTTTCTCTAATCTCATTGCTTTTGTTGGACAAACCTCTAAACACAACCCACATTTGACACACTCAACAACTTTATGGTTTTTAATATCGATTTTTCCAACACAAACATCCACACAGTTATAACAATTTATACATAAACTCTCCACAATATATGGGATTTTATCAATCTTATTTTCCTCAATTTTAATTTCTCCTGCGAGTATTTTGAATTTAATCTTTTGTGCTTTGTCAATTTTTTCAGTTAATTCTTTTTCAGTAAATTCCCTTATTGCATCAACTGGACAAACCTCAACACACCTCTTACATGCAATGCAATCATGTAAATGAATCTTATATTTTCCCCCTTCATAATGAATTGTCTCAACTGGACAGTTCTCTTTGCATAAGTTGCATCTAACACATAATTCCTCATCAATAATCAGGTTGGTGTATTTTGGGATATCAAATGGCAGACCATCTGTCTCTTCCCTTAGACTATCTATCTCCAAAACACCTGTAGGACAAGATTCAACACAATTTCCACAACCTATGCACGAACCATCATCAATCTTCGGGATTTCTTTTTTAAATTCTTTATCATAATCCATTTCTATTGCAGAAGATGGACAAGATTCCTTACATGCAGTACAACTTATACATTTTTCTGGATATTGGACTATTGGGGGAACTTTTCTATATCTTTTTGGTGGGATAGTGCTTTCTTTTTCCGTCTTTGCATCGAAAAATTTCTTAAGCCATTTTTTCTTGGCAAATTCATACAAATACCAAATAGATGATGACATAATACCACCTTAGCAATTAGAATTTAATGGTTTTTTCTTTATTATTGGCACCCTTAACAATGATTGTCCTTTCAGTGCAAGATATACATGGGTCTATTGATGCATAGGTGGAAACTGCATCTGAAATTGTTGGGCATGTTTTTAGCATATACTTATATGCCTCTAAATTCATTACTGTTGGAGTTCTTATCATTATTCTCTTTATTATCCCATCATTTGTTATTGTAATCTTGTATAGAACTTCCCCCCTTGGTGCTTCATTCCTCCAATCCCCTTCCCCGCCTTTTACATGAACCTTTTTTCTAACCCCTCCAGAGCATTCCCCATAAAGTTCCAATGCCTTCCTAATTAACTCAACACTTGCAATAACCTCCTCATGCCTCACCATCATCCTTGCAAAGTTATCTCCCTCTTCTCTCCAAACTGGTTTAAAGTTAAGTTCTTGGTATGTTGGATGTCTCAATCTCCAATCACTCTCTGGAAGCCCAGAACCTCTCGCAACAGGGCCAACAGCCCTTGTTTTCATAATTTCTCCATAATTTAAAATACCAATGCCTTTACTCCTCAAACCAATCATTGGGCCTGTTTCAAATGCCTCTATGATATTCTTTAAATCTTCTTCAAATTTATCCAAGGTTCTGTATATCTTATCCATCATCTCCCTATCAATATCAACCCTAACACCCCCAACAACATTGAACCCCATATTTACCCTATTTCCCGTAATCATTTCCATCAAATCCATTACCATTTCCCTTGCATTTAACAGCCACATCCCTATTGTTTCATGTTCTATTGCAAAATTATATACAGCAGAAGCGATGAGATGACTATGGATTCTTTCTAATTCGCATGCTATAACCCTCAAATACCTTGCTTTATCTGGAATCTCTATTTTTGAAATATGCTCTATACACTCTGCAAATGTTTGAGTATGCACATAGGAACAAATTCCACAAACTCTCTCCGACAAATAAATCCCTTTTAAATAATGCTTTCCTTCCATTATCTTTTCTATTCCTCTATGCACATAACCCATCTCTATCTCAGCATCAACGACTCTCTCCCCTTCAACATACAACTTTATCCTTAACGGTTCTTTTAATATTGGATGTATTGGACCTATTGGAATCACTGCCATATTATCACATCATGAAAATTAATTAAATAAAACATTATAGTTAACATAAAATTCTAAAATTATTGACTCTTCTTTTTTCATTTTCTCCTTGAAACTTTTTCTAAAAGTTTCATCAGATTGATTATTAAATTACTGCTTTTCCTTTCCTCAATTTCTCCTTAATCATTTTCTCTTTCATTGCCAATGCATCAGGTCCTACTTTTAAAATTGCCTCTATGATTTCAGAAGGTCTCGGTGGACAACCAGGGATTTTTGCATCTACTGGAATGACCTTATCAACTCCACCAACAACATGCCCTTCCTTGAATATACCTCCACTTAAAGCACATGCTCCAACAGCAACGACTATCTTTGGCTCTGGAGTTTTTTCGTAAATTTCTTTTAACCTTTCCTTCCAAGGAAGAGTCACTGGGCCAGTTACCAATAAAACATCCGCTTCCCTTGGATTATTATGGACAAAAATACCATACTGCTCAATATCATACCTTGGGGCTAAGCAAGAGACGATCTCAATATCACAACCATTACATCCGCCTGTATTTACAATACAAACATGAATTGACCTTTTTCTTACAAATTCTTTTAACATTGTTATTCCTCCTTTAATAATTGGATAATTAATTTCCTCCCCATCCCATAGGGGAAACCCCTATTGGGATACCCTGATGCATTGCCTCGCTACACTCGGCAATGCCTCTTCTTAATAACTACTCCTTCAATAATTGGAGAATTAATTTCCTCCCTTCTTCCAAAGCCTCTTTGTATGGCTTTTTATGCAGAATGTGGGATTCAACCACTTTCTTTCTAATTAAATCAGCATCTTTCCTTGATATTAAACCAAAGAAATCACTAAGCCAACATAAACCTAAATCAATATCCACCTTTCTTCCTAAACATCCCATCCTTGCCTGCTCTGCATAGGCATGAAGTTCATACAATGTTGCACTATCGCACTTCCTCACAAATATCTCAACCACTTCATCAATAGGGAGATTGAGAACTTTTGAAATCGGAACTATGACCTCTTCCATAATGTATCTATTGTCCTTAATGATGTTGTATTTTTGCTCTAAACTGTCTTTTTTGTATTTTTCATCCATATACAATCACCTTACTTTAAGCATAAATCCAAAGGCGTAATGCGACCCAAAGTAGAGGAAAACCAAATAAATCAACAGTGCAATAACCACACCAACCGAAAACTCTATTCTTCCATAACCAGGTCTCATTCCTAGTGGAAATCCAAGAAATAAACTTCCAATTGGTGGGGATAAATTAAATACCAACCCCCCAATAATTGCAAGAGATAATGCCAATTTATCAATGCGTTTTTTTATGAATGGTTCTTTATATTTGCTGTAACTGTATGCTAAACCCAAACACATACCAAT
Coding sequences:
- a CDS encoding 4Fe-4S binding protein; the encoded protein is MSSSIWYLYEFAKKKWLKKFFDAKTEKESTIPPKRYRKVPPIVQYPEKCISCTACKESCPSSAIEMDYDKEFKKEIPKIDDGSCIGCGNCVESCPTGVLEIDSLREETDGLPFDIPKYTNLIIDEELCVRCNLCKENCPVETIHYEGGKYKIHLHDCIACKRCVEVCPVDAIREFTEKELTEKIDKAQKIKFKILAGEIKIEENKIDKIPYIVESLCINCYNCVDVCVGKIDIKNHKVVECVKCGLCLEVCPTKAMRLEKLEPKPKRTDVCYMVDESKCIGCRICYNVCNVGAIQIGDETKLPYINPLKCAREGVCARECPVNAISLVDTEKALMKYKLTAICDELRKVMRKDLEEYSKRYVLAKSELEKITKNEIKKLFRK
- a CDS encoding hydrogenase large subunit — protein: MAVIPIGPIHPILKEPLRIKLYVEGERVVDAEIEMGYVHRGIEKIMEGKHYLKGIYLSERVCGICSYVHTQTFAECIEHISKIEIPDKARYLRVIACELERIHSHLIASAVYNFAIEHETIGMWLLNAREMVMDLMEMITGNRVNMGFNVVGGVRVDIDREMMDKIYRTLDKFEEDLKNIIEAFETGPMIGLRSKGIGILNYGEIMKTRAVGPVARGSGLPESDWRLRHPTYQELNFKPVWREEGDNFARMMVRHEEVIASVELIRKALELYGECSGGVRKKVHVKGGEGDWRNEAPRGEVLYKITITNDGIIKRIMIRTPTVMNLEAYKYMLKTCPTISDAVSTYASIDPCISCTERTIIVKGANNKEKTIKF
- a CDS encoding NADH-quinone oxidoreductase subunit B family protein, with the protein product MLKEFVRKRSIHVCIVNTGGCNGCDIEIVSCLAPRYDIEQYGIFVHNNPREADVLLVTGPVTLPWKERLKEIYEKTPEPKIVVAVGACALSGGIFKEGHVVGGVDKVIPVDAKIPGCPPRPSEIIEAILKVGPDALAMKEKMIKEKLRKGKAVI
- a CDS encoding DUF1959 domain-containing protein, whose amino-acid sequence is MDEKYKKDSLEQKYNIIKDNRYIMEEVIVPISKVLNLPIDEVVEIFVRKCDSATLYELHAYAEQARMGCLGRKVDIDLGLCWLSDFFGLISRKDADLIRKKVVESHILHKKPYKEALEEGRKLILQLLKE
- a CDS encoding energy-converting hydrogenase subunit EhaL family protein, translating into MLLTIIGFIIGMCLGLAYSYSKYKEPFIKKRIDKLALSLAIIGGLVFNLSPPIGSLFLGFPLGMRPGYGRIEFSVGVVIALLIYLVFLYFGSHYAFGFMLKVR